The segment ATATCCTTATATTCAATATGGCCGATCCCGATATCCGTTGGGCGGGCAATGAGGATGGGATTGCTCCTGTACCTTGCTGGAATACCGTTGATTCATTAGACTACTCGATCTACTCCGATGATCAAAAAAAGCTGGAACATGAGCTTTGGCTACCAGCAGAATGTAATGTTCAACTACGTGTCAATTGGTTCTATAGTGACAGTGATGAGCACACCATTAAAAGCTTGGATCAGTTAATGGGCATCTATTATCATTCTGTCGGGCGAGGAGCAAATTTACTGTTAAATATAGGACCCGATAGAAAAGGGAAGCTGCCAGATAAGGATACTGAACGCTTACGAGAATTTGGCGCAGAAATAAACGCTCGCTTTGACGCTCCGCTTGCTACGATGGAGCAATGTGAATATACAGATGGTCAGTGGATCTATCGAGCAAACGGGACTCAGCTGATTGATCATGTTGTTCTTCAGGAAGATTTAACAAATGGTGAAGCGGTAAAACGTTTTAAAGTTACGATTGTCACCGCAAAAACAGGTCAGCACTGTGTGATTTATGAAGGAAGAAACATTGGTAACAAAGCGATTATCCAAATACCACCGATCAACGTTCGCGGTGTAATGGTTGAAGTGACTGAAAGTGAAGGAACCCCTGTTTTAAGAGATCTGCGGTTATATTATGTGTGTCAATAATCATGTATCACGTACACACGTCTAAAGAGGACTAGCTTGGAGAAGCACAGCATGACTGCAAGGTAACTATGTATTTTGTTAATTCAGATGAGAGATATTTGAATATCGCTCTTGTAAATTTAGCTTTAGATAAGCCACACAAAAATCCACCGTCATTTAGTTAAATTCTCAACAAAATTCTCTGTCGGGTTTGTATTTGAAAGGCGGTCGGTGAGGTGACCAAACCAATAAGGGATCAAAACAAATTCTAAATGGTTTTTAATCATCGCCCAAAAATAACGACAAAGTCAACCTTGCTAGCGAATTTTTGAACTGTCCTCTATGGGGCAGTTCTTTTATTTAGGCTGACAGCTGATCGATCGTCGTCCAAAACTTTAGTGATCTATTTACAGAGGCTACACGCAATATCACCCTGCAATGAGGTGTGAATGTTCTTAGCTGTAAAGCACGATGAATGCAAGCTAGCACTACCAATGCTAAACCGGACTAATTATGAAAGCTTTTTTTCTCGATGGCGTTAAATCGCTCTAAATGTCATCTGTTCATGTAGATCTTACTCTTTAAGGGAGGTAAAAAGCATGTGGAAGAAACAGATGTCGTGAAACGTCATGTTGAAGAAGTTAAAGACGTCACCATTGTTAAAAATAGCCCATTTATTCTGCTGGACCCATCATCGAGCTCGGGCAGTGGGAAAAGAACGATCCTTTTCTTTTAATGATGGAAGACAAATTATGGTTGCTTACACGAATCAGGAAAGGTTTACAAGATATTCATAGATTATTCCTAGAAAATCAGCTATGATGTATTTAATGTATGAGTATAAAAGACTATCGATGAGTTTTTAATGTAGTTTTTATAGGTCTAAAGAATTGCTTGTAAAGAAAAAGTTTTTTTATAAAAATATTTATTTTTGTCATTAACACTCTTCATCTACATGTCGATAACAACGATGAAGGCCTTTTTTATCGTTTTCTGACAGAAGACTCCTACTTTAAAGAATACTAGGACGTTGTCCAATGAGTAAGTGGGGGAAGATTAATTATATAAGTGCACTCTTATTTGCCAACAACAATTTTAAGGTAGAGACTGTGCTTATTTTTTTACATATATCAATCGTAAAATAGGGGGAAAAAAATATGCTAGATCGATTTCGGCCACGAGCGTCTGCTGAAAGTTTAATTGAAACGGGTTCTGATTTAAAGGTGGAAGGCCGTTTTCAAGAAACAGTCAACTACAACCATTTTACAAGTGAAGATTTTGCGAATTTAACACGCGTCAAGGAGCTGTTAACAAATTCGACTGATGAATGGTAGAAATCTTCGAAAGCTATTTAACGGTTTTAAATGTCGAAGAGGACAAACACATTTCACACACAAAAGTAAAACAATATATTTCACTTTTTTTCAATCAGCAGCGTGATAAAGATTATGTTATTCAAGCGGTTGGTTTTTTAATGACCTTCGTAAGCACCGTTATAACATCGGGAAGCTCATCGTCGCTTTTAATCAATTCAATTTCTATCTCATTACGAATTTGCTTTCCAAAAAAGGGATGCAGCCGAAGCAATGTTTTGGTTTAATGACGAGCATGCAAAGAGCAATTAATATTGATCAGCAGCTTCTGATTGAAGTATATTCTGAGCGCCTTATGGAGCAAGTGACTGAAGGCATTGGCGAGTTAATGGAAAACAATGCGAAAATTATGTTTATTAAAGACCTCGTCGAAAACCTTGATAAACAAAGTGTTGAGATTGAGTCTGTGACCGCGGCGACACAGGAAATGACAGCTTCTGTCGTTGAGGTCGCGAACGGTGCGACATCCGTTTCGGAAAAAACGGATTTATCTGTAAATAAAGCGGTCGAGGGTCGAAAGGTTATCGGTCATGCGCTCGATGAGATTATTCATACAGGTGAAACCTTTGATCAAATCGTTGAGAAATTCTCGCAACTGCAATCATATGTCAACACCATTGAAGAAGTGGTCACTTTAATTAATGGCATCGCCGATCAAACAAATTTACTAGCCTTAAATGCGTCGATTGAAGCAGCGCGTGCTGGAGAGCACGGTAAAGGCTTTGCGGTCGTCGCTGACGAAGTACGTAAGCTTGCGGAATCAACGGTCGTCTCTTTGAAAACAGTCAATGAAAATGTCGCTAACTTAAAAGGCTTTTCGATCGATGTTTCAGACTCCATCCATACGACAAGCGACGTCATTCGCACAGCAACGAAGGAAGCAGCGGATTCACTGCCGCTCTTAACGGAATTCATCTCGATTATAGAAGACATCAGCGACGATACGAGCAATACTGCCGCGGTCACTGAGGAGCAAGCTGCCGCCGTCGATGAAATTGCGACGAGAATGACGGAAATTCTTAATTTTTCCGAACGTGTACGGACGCTCGGTCGCAATACTGGCGAAGCGGTCCACGATATGGGGGCGTCGATTGACCATTTCCGCTTAGATGTGATTCAACGCAATAACATTCAGCTGTCGACAGCTGCCCTGCTCTATTTGTCTAAATCAGATCACATTCTTTGGAAATGGCGTATCTATAACATGTTCCTTGGCCTCGAAAATGTAAACCCAGAAGACGTTTCTTCGGCTAAAGACTGTCGTTTTGGGAAATGGTATTATTCGCCAGAAGCAAAGGCGCGCTTTTCTAATTTAAAGAGCTATCAGGAGATTGAAAAGCCGCATGATCGCGTCCACCAAGCCGCGCTTTATGCAGCGGAAAGCTATCGAAATGGTGATATTACTGAAGCTCATAAGCAGCTGGCGGACATTGAACAAGCATCGACAGAAGTCTTGGAAGGCATTGAAGACCTGCTGCAAGAGATTGAGGAAGAGCGCAAAAGAGAAGGGCGTCTGTGAGAAACGGCTCATAAAAAGATAGCATAGGCTCATACAATTTAAGCAGCTTTTATAAAGACTTGACACTAAGTGATACGTGTCAAGTCTTTTTTTCGTTTTGATCGTTAATAATGCGTACACATATCGTGAATCTTCTTGTTTCATTCAATCTTTTTCGCAGCAGATGATCATTACGGCGCAATCTCTTCTTTGTAAACGTGAGGAGCGGAGTTTTAAGAGATTGTAAAAACATCGTAAATCTGTTGAAATGCGAAAATAAAAAGAGTAAATTACTAGTGAATTAAAAGAGAAATAAAATTAGTTTACTAAATTAAAACAGAGGAGCGTACAACAATGAAAAAAGCACTGTCGTCCGTATTTGCTTTTGCTTTCCTTTTAACCTTATTGGCAGCGTGCAGTGGAGGCGCAGAAAGTCAGTCTGATTCATCTGAACTCATCGTTTATACGAATCAGACGAGCGGCCGTGAAGAGGTTTTCGAGAAACTTTTAGAAGAACGTAATTTTGAATTTGACGTAGTGACTGTACAATCTGGCGGGGGAGACATGAGAGATCGTCTCATTGCCGAGAAAAATAATCCGATGGCTGATGTAGTCTTAGGAGGAACGACATTAGAACACTTGGCCTTAGTGGACAATGACATTTTAGTCCCATTCACACCAGAGTGGGCTGGCGAGATCGATCAATCGATGGTAGGTCCGGACAATAAATTTTGGCCGTGGGCAATTGATACATTTCATTTCACATACAACACCGAGCTTGTTGGCGGAGAAGGACAGCCTCCGGTACCTAAAGATTGGTCTGATCTGACAAAACCAGCGTATCAGGACAAGTATTATGTGTTTGGCAGTGAAGGTTCAACTGGTGGCGTGATGTATGCTTCAATGTTAGAACGTCATCGTGATGAGAACGGTGAGCTCGGCGTATCAGAAGAAGGCTGGACATTAGTTGAAGAGCTTCATAAAAATGCAATCAATCCGATGCCGCAAGATTGGCAAGAGTCATTAACAGGCGAAGTGGTCGGTGGCTTCATTTGGGGCGGTGGTGTCGTCTCTGTGTCTGAAGATAAAGGGATCGAATTAGATGTCATGGAAACACCAGCCGGAACGCCATTTTTACCCGCTGTCATCGGTGTCGTCAATACAGGAAACGAAGAAAAGATGAAAAATGCGGAAGAGTTTGCTAATTGGTGGGGCTCTGAAGAAGTACAAACAGTTTGGGGACAAGAAACAGGTCAGGCTCCAGCAAACGAAAAAGCCTTGCAAGCAGTCGGTGGAGAGGTACAAGCGTTGATCGAGCGGTTAGAGCGGCATGAGATTGATTGGGATTTCGTTTATGAAAATATTGATTCTTGGCGCGAAAAAATTGCTTTAGAGTATGCACAATAACTATTTTTCTGAGCAGTAGCAACGAACAACATCAGAGTAGCATCAATCTTCATGCTCCTCTGATGTTATTCAAAAGGAGGTTCTGACTGAACATGATTGAGCTCAGCGGAATTGAGATCAAATATGATGATTTCGTTGCAATGAACGAGATCGACCTGAACATAAACGAAGGTGAATTTTTTACGCTGTTAGGACCTTCCGGATGCGGAAAAACGAGCTTACTCCGTACAATAACTGGCTTTGTTCATCCGTCAAAAGGACGCATTTTTATTGATGGAAAAGACGTTACGGAAGATCCAGTTGAAAAAAGAGGTGTAGGCATTGTTTTTCAGTCGTATGCGATTTTTCCGACGATGAATGTGTACGAAAATATTGCCTTTGGATTACGAGTCAAAAAATTGTCTAAAGCGAAGGTTCATGAAAAAGTCATGGATATCGCTAGAATGGTCGATTTAAAAGAGGAGCATTTATACCGCAAAGCTTCAGAGCTATCAGGCGGTCAGCAACAACGAGTGGCGATTGCCCGTGCATTAATTTTACAGCCGAAAATCTTATGTTTAGATGAGCCACTGTCTAATTTGGACGCTAAACTACGACGCCAGCTAGGGGTTGAGTTAAAGAAGCTGCAAAAGCAATTTGGCATTACGACAGTTTATGTAACCCATGATCAAGAAGAAGCGTTGACGATGTCCGATCGCATTGCCGTGTTTGCGAATGGAAAGCTTGAGCAGTTAGGAGCGCCGAAAGACATTTTCAATTCCCCAACGTCCGACTTTGTCGCTAATTTTATCGGTGACATCAACCAATTTGAAACAGCTCAATTAGAGTCGCTATTTGGTTTGAAAATGACTCCCTCTCGAGAAGGAAAAAGTTACTTGCGCCTAAACAATGTAAAAACAACCGCAGTAAGTAAAGCGATGCAAGTCAAAGGCAAGGTAGAAAACATCGAATTCCACGGTTTATATACAAAGTACACGTTTTGTACAGCAGACGGTCACAACATCAAAAATGTCGAAGTGGATATGTCTAAATCATATAAGGTAGACGATGAAGTAACATTATATATTTGCGAAAGTGACTTTATTCATCTATAAGGAGCAGGTATTCAGATGTTTAGACTTGATTTATCGTATATAAAGAAAAATATGTACAGTATTGTGATCGGGATATTTTTGCTTTGGTTCGTCATTACCTTTTTAATCTATCCCAACCTTATGGTGGCACTGTCGAGCTTTCAAACGGATGAAGGGTTCTCTTTCGGTATTATTCAAAAGCTACTGGATTCACCCATTGCGATGGCCGGATTGAAAAACAGCTTTTTATTAGCGATTGCGTTGTCGATAACAACGAATATTGTCGGGATATTTATCGTTCTCGTTTCTGAGTATTTTGATATTAAAGGTGCGAAAATTTTAAAGCTCGGATATATGACGACGTTTATTTATGGCGGTATTATCCTCGTCTCAGGCTATCAAATGATTTACGGACAGAATGGCATTGTCACTCAACTATTGATCAATGTGATTCCCGACCTGAATGTCCAATGGTTCCAAGGGTTTTGGGCAGTCTTGTTTGTCATGACTGTGTCTACGACGACGGCGCATATGATGTTTTTGTCGAATGCTGTGAAGTCGATTGATAACTACACGATCGAAG is part of the Litoribacterium kuwaitense genome and harbors:
- a CDS encoding alpha-L-fucosidase; amino-acid sequence: MSIQSFIKPTERQLEFQHWGFGLFLHFGLRTFYEGYVDFDDRPMSPSAFNPSELDCEQWIRTAKEAGMKYAVLTAKHHDGFSNWPSKYTTFSVAQSPWKEGKGDVVAEFVQACRKYDIKPGLYYSPYDGDAQFYNQDAKAYDDYFVHQITELLTNYGNIDILWFDGAGSEGHEYDWSRIVKQIRSLQPNILIFNMADPDIRWAGNEDGIAPVPCWNTVDSLDYSIYSDDQKKLEHELWLPAECNVQLRVNWFYSDSDEHTIKSLDQLMGIYYHSVGRGANLLLNIGPDRKGKLPDKDTERLREFGAEINARFDAPLATMEQCEYTDGQWIYRANGTQLIDHVVLQEDLTNGEAVKRFKVTIVTAKTGQHCVIYEGRNIGNKAIIQIPPINVRGVMVEVTESEGTPVLRDLRLYYVCQ
- a CDS encoding methyl-accepting chemotaxis protein, which produces MLSKKGMQPKQCFGLMTSMQRAINIDQQLLIEVYSERLMEQVTEGIGELMENNAKIMFIKDLVENLDKQSVEIESVTAATQEMTASVVEVANGATSVSEKTDLSVNKAVEGRKVIGHALDEIIHTGETFDQIVEKFSQLQSYVNTIEEVVTLINGIADQTNLLALNASIEAARAGEHGKGFAVVADEVRKLAESTVVSLKTVNENVANLKGFSIDVSDSIHTTSDVIRTATKEAADSLPLLTEFISIIEDISDDTSNTAAVTEEQAAAVDEIATRMTEILNFSERVRTLGRNTGEAVHDMGASIDHFRLDVIQRNNIQLSTAALLYLSKSDHILWKWRIYNMFLGLENVNPEDVSSAKDCRFGKWYYSPEAKARFSNLKSYQEIEKPHDRVHQAALYAAESYRNGDITEAHKQLADIEQASTEVLEGIEDLLQEIEEERKREGRL
- a CDS encoding extracellular solute-binding protein, which encodes MKKALSSVFAFAFLLTLLAACSGGAESQSDSSELIVYTNQTSGREEVFEKLLEERNFEFDVVTVQSGGGDMRDRLIAEKNNPMADVVLGGTTLEHLALVDNDILVPFTPEWAGEIDQSMVGPDNKFWPWAIDTFHFTYNTELVGGEGQPPVPKDWSDLTKPAYQDKYYVFGSEGSTGGVMYASMLERHRDENGELGVSEEGWTLVEELHKNAINPMPQDWQESLTGEVVGGFIWGGGVVSVSEDKGIELDVMETPAGTPFLPAVIGVVNTGNEEKMKNAEEFANWWGSEEVQTVWGQETGQAPANEKALQAVGGEVQALIERLERHEIDWDFVYENIDSWREKIALEYAQ
- a CDS encoding ABC transporter ATP-binding protein; the protein is MIELSGIEIKYDDFVAMNEIDLNINEGEFFTLLGPSGCGKTSLLRTITGFVHPSKGRIFIDGKDVTEDPVEKRGVGIVFQSYAIFPTMNVYENIAFGLRVKKLSKAKVHEKVMDIARMVDLKEEHLYRKASELSGGQQQRVAIARALILQPKILCLDEPLSNLDAKLRRQLGVELKKLQKQFGITTVYVTHDQEEALTMSDRIAVFANGKLEQLGAPKDIFNSPTSDFVANFIGDINQFETAQLESLFGLKMTPSREGKSYLRLNNVKTTAVSKAMQVKGKVENIEFHGLYTKYTFCTADGHNIKNVEVDMSKSYKVDDEVTLYICESDFIHL